From a single Lolium rigidum isolate FL_2022 chromosome 7, APGP_CSIRO_Lrig_0.1, whole genome shotgun sequence genomic region:
- the LOC124678882 gene encoding uncharacterized protein LOC124678882, with translation MELDLDIANTRQKLEEKVLGTWLWDKELDSIIKEQQERDEEGKYEYYEPDEPHEPYDDEEEELHYGSTGYGYMFRYEDGHPFYAADMEERWENQMQFPPMPTAEKSHPLSRVWKGSLRVEGPCQLDLNLVSTQSLLPPLPIWENRWVNKKENEPCRRAIQVFSLNLLPPRDDTVEIYGMFAFRDIRNPGLRNIVFEYPRDKPCKLKPGASKLQPLLTAHQGIYAVGLVLIEYRLLIKDEERENDKVLIDGYSVYAPSFYADYERLHWHINTGHHGSVDLRMTAIPKAVLAVLECEVHNLGDNLFDWLTVTAVYRTMHQGAFPIFIGKLSVCKLPPVTVSVNYSKHLTIDLYTHNSHLDDDNSHPDGVVGDYNSPGRFDYDIEDIITDNLWFKPQKSGSCTKISSDMYGLVMSVKVTWSSLWEPCQ, from the exons ATGGAGTTGGATCTGGACATAGCGAATACGAGACAGAAGTTAGAGGAAAAGGTGCTCGGCACCTGGCTGTGGGACAAGGAACTGGACTCCATCATCAAGGAGCAGCAAGAACGAGACGAGGAAGGAAAATACGAATACTACGAGCCGGACGAACCACACGAACcatacgacgatgaagaagaggagctcCATTACGGTTCAACGGGATACGGGTACATGTTCCGCTACGAGGACGGACACCCCTTTTACGCCGCCGACATGGAGGAGAGGTGGGAGAATCAGATGCAGTTTCCTCCCATGCCCACCGCCGAGAAATCACATCCCTTATCGAGAGTATGGAAAGGGTCCCTTCGTGTCGAGGGCCCGTGTCAGCTCGATTTAAATCTGGTATCTACACAAAGCTTGT TGCCTCCATTGCCAATATGGGAAAACCGTTGGGTGAACAAAAAGGAGAACGAGCCTTGTCGACGGGCTATCCAAGTATTCAGTTTGAATTTATTGCCTCCTCGTGATGACACGGTTGAGATCTACGGTATGTTTGCATTCCGAGATATACGAAACCCCGGACTACGGAATATTGTCTTTGAATACCCAAGAGACAAACCATGCAAGCTTAAGCCG GGTGCTTCTAAGCTTCAACCTCTACTTACCGCGCATCAAGGCATCTATGCGGTTGGGCTTGTGCTAATTGAATATCGTTTACTAATTAAGGATGAAGAACGTGAAAACGATAAGGTATTAATCGACGGATATTCTGTCTATGCGCCATCATTCTATGCAGACTATGAAAGGCTACATTGGCACATCAATACTGGTCACCACGGCAGCGTCGATCTGAGAATGACCGCTATCCCGAAAGCGGTGTTGGCTGTGTTGGAGTGTGAGGTGCACAATCTTGGGGACAATTTGTTTGATTGGCTTACAGTAACCGCGGTTTACCGTACCATGCACCAGGGTGCTTTTCCAATCTTCATAGGGAAGTTGAGTGTTTGCAAGCTGCCACCTGTCACAGTTAGTGTGAATTACAGCaagcatttgacaatagacttataCACGCACAATAGTCACCTGGATGATGATAATTCCCATCCTGATGGTGTTGTTGGTGACTATAATTCACCCGGTCGTTTTGATTACGACATTGAGGACATCATAACTGACAATCTGTGGTTTAAGCCGCAGAAGAGTGGAAGCTGTACAAAAATATCAAGTGATATGTATGGCCTTGTAATGTCGGTGAAGGTAACATGGTCTAGCTTGTGGGAGCCATGTCAATAA